A portion of the Adhaeribacter radiodurans genome contains these proteins:
- a CDS encoding 1-deoxy-D-xylulose-5-phosphate reductoisomerase, whose translation MKKRIALLGSTGSIGTQALEVIQSQPDAFEVEVLTANYNADLLIQQALAVKPNVVVICREELYDKVFDALDSHHIKVYAGKNALNSVVQMETVDLVLTAMVGYSGLEPTIKAIEAGKNIALANKETLVVAGQLITELARDKGVSIYPVDSEHSAIFQCLTGEFHNPIEKVILTASGGPFRGKDRQYLSSVTREQALKHPNWEMGAKITIDSASLMNKGLEVIEAKWLFDLTNSQIEVIVHPQSIVHSLVQFKDGSLKAQLGLPDMKLPIQYALSYPYRLKNSFPRFSFMDYPQLTFEKPDLETFRNLALAFSAMERGGNAPCILNAANEVVVNAFLHNKIGFLQMSDIIESCLAKVAYIAGPALSDYIATDQETRRVAQEFIKE comes from the coding sequence TTGAAGAAAAGAATTGCCCTTTTAGGTTCTACCGGTTCCATTGGTACGCAGGCGTTAGAGGTTATTCAATCGCAACCCGATGCTTTTGAAGTAGAAGTACTTACGGCTAATTACAACGCCGATTTGCTTATACAGCAAGCATTAGCGGTGAAACCCAACGTGGTAGTAATTTGCCGCGAAGAGTTGTACGATAAAGTTTTTGATGCCCTCGACTCACACCACATAAAAGTTTACGCGGGTAAAAATGCCTTAAACAGCGTGGTGCAAATGGAAACCGTTGATCTGGTATTAACGGCAATGGTAGGGTATTCGGGTTTAGAACCAACCATTAAAGCCATTGAAGCCGGTAAAAATATTGCGCTGGCCAATAAAGAAACCTTGGTGGTAGCCGGGCAATTAATTACAGAATTAGCCCGCGATAAAGGCGTTAGTATTTACCCAGTAGACTCCGAACACAGCGCTATTTTTCAGTGTTTAACCGGTGAATTTCATAATCCAATCGAAAAAGTAATTTTAACTGCTTCAGGTGGCCCTTTCCGGGGCAAAGACCGTCAATACTTGAGTTCCGTAACCAGGGAACAGGCATTAAAGCATCCTAACTGGGAGATGGGGGCTAAAATTACTATTGATTCGGCCTCGCTCATGAACAAAGGCCTGGAAGTAATTGAAGCTAAATGGTTGTTTGATTTAACAAATAGCCAGATCGAGGTAATTGTTCATCCGCAATCCATTGTGCATTCGCTGGTACAATTTAAAGACGGTTCTTTAAAAGCGCAACTAGGTTTGCCCGACATGAAATTACCTATTCAATACGCCTTAAGTTATCCGTACAGACTAAAAAACAGCTTTCCGCGTTTTAGCTTCATGGATTATCCGCAGCTTACTTTTGAGAAGCCCGATTTAGAGACGTTCCGTAACCTGGCCCTGGCATTTTCGGCAATGGAGCGGGGCGGTAACGCACCCTGCATCTTGAATGCCGCTAACGAAGTTGTAGTGAATGCTTTTCTGCACAATAAGATAGGTTTTTTGCAGATGTCGGACATAATCGAAAGCTGTCTGGCAAAAGTTGCGTATATTGCCGGACCGGCACTTTCCGATTACATTGCCACCGACCAGGAAACCAGGCGGGTAGCTCAGGAATTTATAAAAGAATAA
- a CDS encoding GH3 auxin-responsive promoter family protein, with product MGIKAALSKPFAAYVHQRNQAWMQQPVQTQQKVFTSLIQKGTSTAFGRDHGFKDIRNHSDFTQAVPIRDYEGLKPYFEKVKKGEPNVLWPGKPIYFAKTSGTTSGTKYIPITADSISNHINGARNALLAYVHQTGKSAFLDGKLIFLSGSPELDEVSGIKTGRLSGIANHHVPAYLRRNQLPSYQTNCIDDWEEKLEAIITETLHQPMTLISGIPPWVQMYFDRITTKTGKKIKDVFPDFSLFVYGGVNFEPYRAKLFESIGKPVDSIELFPASEGFFAYQDEQEDPGLLLLLNSGIFYEFIPVNEYYNEKPRRLQIEEVEVGENYALVISSNAGLWAYSIGDTVKFTSTSPYKVVVSGRIKHFISAFGEHVISEEVEKAMRQTMQLFPEVEVIEFTVAPFVSQSAGQSYHEWLVAFGQPPQDEMAFRQELDQQLRQLNVYYDDLITGNILAPLKLTPLLPDAFQQYMKSQGKLGGQNKVPRLSNDRIIADALLELKVKS from the coding sequence ATGGGGATAAAAGCTGCTTTAAGTAAACCATTTGCTGCCTACGTACATCAGCGTAACCAAGCCTGGATGCAGCAACCCGTCCAAACGCAGCAAAAAGTATTTACTTCCTTAATTCAAAAAGGAACTTCTACAGCATTCGGCCGGGACCACGGGTTTAAAGATATTCGCAATCACTCGGATTTTACCCAGGCCGTACCTATACGCGACTACGAAGGTTTAAAGCCCTATTTTGAAAAAGTAAAAAAAGGGGAGCCCAACGTACTATGGCCGGGTAAACCTATTTACTTTGCTAAAACGTCGGGCACTACGTCGGGCACTAAATATATTCCTATTACCGCTGATTCTATCTCGAACCACATTAACGGCGCGCGCAATGCTTTGTTAGCCTACGTGCACCAAACGGGTAAATCTGCTTTTTTAGACGGTAAACTTATTTTTTTATCGGGTAGCCCAGAATTAGACGAAGTAAGCGGCATTAAAACTGGGCGATTATCCGGTATTGCCAATCACCATGTACCAGCTTATCTGCGGCGCAACCAACTGCCCAGTTATCAAACCAACTGCATCGACGATTGGGAAGAAAAATTAGAGGCTATTATTACCGAAACCCTGCATCAACCCATGACTCTTATTTCGGGTATTCCGCCCTGGGTACAAATGTATTTCGACCGGATTACGACTAAAACTGGGAAAAAGATAAAAGATGTATTTCCGGATTTCTCACTGTTTGTTTACGGGGGCGTAAACTTTGAACCGTACCGGGCCAAACTGTTCGAGAGCATTGGTAAACCCGTCGATTCCATAGAATTATTTCCGGCTTCCGAAGGCTTTTTTGCTTACCAGGACGAGCAGGAAGATCCGGGTTTATTGTTGTTATTAAATAGCGGCATTTTTTACGAGTTTATTCCGGTAAATGAGTATTACAACGAAAAGCCGCGCCGGTTGCAGATTGAAGAAGTAGAAGTAGGGGAGAATTATGCGTTGGTTATTAGCAGCAATGCGGGCTTGTGGGCCTACTCTATTGGAGATACGGTTAAGTTTACTTCTACCAGCCCGTATAAAGTAGTAGTAAGCGGCCGCATTAAACATTTTATTTCGGCGTTTGGAGAACACGTTATCAGCGAAGAAGTAGAAAAAGCCATGCGCCAAACCATGCAATTATTTCCGGAAGTAGAAGTAATTGAGTTTACCGTAGCACCTTTCGTGAGTCAATCAGCAGGACAATCCTACCACGAGTGGCTGGTAGCTTTTGGGCAACCGCCGCAAGATGAAATGGCTTTTCGACAAGAATTAGATCAACAATTGAGGCAGCTAAACGTGTACTACGACGATTTAATTACTGGTAATATATTAGCCCCATTAAAACTGACCCCGCTTTTACCCGACGCTTTTCAACAATACATGAAATCACAGGGTAAGTTAGGCGGACAAAACAAAGTACCTCGCTTAAGTAACGACCGGATTATTGCCGACGCTTTACTGGAGTTAAAAGTTAAAAGTTAG
- a CDS encoding OsmC family protein — protein MAFTTGNAVWNGGLKNGNGTVSTESGALNTAYTFRTRFENDPNGTNPEELIGAALASCYSMFLSSLLEQAGHPADSIRTSAKVHLGRKGEGPFIDRIDVTTEVQVAGLSEEDLQQHAQTAKKGCPVSQALGGVPEITLQASLKNA, from the coding sequence ATGGCATTTACAACAGGAAACGCTGTCTGGAACGGCGGTTTAAAAAACGGTAATGGCACCGTATCTACCGAAAGCGGCGCATTAAATACTGCTTATACTTTTCGTACCCGCTTCGAAAACGATCCGAACGGTACCAACCCGGAAGAATTAATTGGGGCGGCTTTAGCAAGCTGTTACTCCATGTTTCTGAGCAGTTTACTCGAACAAGCCGGCCATCCGGCCGATAGCATCCGCACTTCGGCTAAAGTGCATTTAGGCCGCAAAGGCGAAGGTCCGTTTATTGACCGGATTGATGTTACCACTGAAGTACAGGTAGCTGGTCTGAGTGAAGAAGATTTACAACAACACGCCCAAACCGCTAAAAAAGGCTGCCCAGTTTCGCAGGCCTTAGGGGGCGTGCCCGAAATTACCTTGCAGGCATCGCTTAAAAATGCGTAA
- a CDS encoding HAD family hydrolase: MEKNESRDIKVIAFDADDTLWVNEPIFTFTQERFMEVLAPYVDSKILEAKLYEIEIRNLSLFGYGIKGFILSMIETAIELTAGKISGHEVQQIINLGKVMLDHPVEVLPNVQETLEVLQDKYTLILITKGDLFDQESKIARSGLGDYFSKLEILSEKNEEAYRRILKRNTIAVEEFLMVGNSLKSDVLPVCNLGARAIYIPFHTTWVHEQVNLNEDHLLTYIELPDISLLPKYLNV, encoded by the coding sequence ATGGAAAAGAACGAATCAAGAGATATAAAAGTAATTGCTTTTGATGCCGATGATACGCTTTGGGTAAATGAACCTATTTTTACTTTTACCCAGGAGCGGTTTATGGAAGTGCTGGCGCCTTACGTAGATTCAAAAATCCTTGAAGCTAAATTGTACGAAATTGAAATCCGCAACTTAAGCCTTTTTGGTTACGGCATAAAAGGTTTTATTTTATCTATGATCGAAACGGCCATTGAGCTTACCGCAGGTAAAATTTCCGGCCACGAAGTGCAGCAAATTATTAATCTGGGTAAAGTAATGCTGGATCATCCGGTAGAAGTTTTACCAAACGTGCAAGAAACCCTGGAAGTACTACAGGATAAATACACCCTTATTCTTATTACTAAAGGCGATTTATTTGACCAGGAAAGCAAAATTGCCCGTTCCGGCTTAGGCGATTATTTTAGTAAATTAGAAATTCTGAGTGAGAAAAACGAAGAGGCCTACCGGCGTATATTAAAACGAAATACTATTGCAGTAGAAGAATTTCTGATGGTCGGTAATTCTTTAAAATCGGATGTGCTACCCGTTTGTAACTTAGGAGCGCGCGCCATTTATATTCCATTTCATACAACTTGGGTGCACGAGCAGGTAAATTTAAATGAGGACCACCTCCTAACTTACATAGAACTGCCCGATATTAGTTTGCTACCCAAATACTTGAATGTATAA
- a CDS encoding chloramphenicol acetyltransferase, whose protein sequence is MKKELALDNWNRKEHFQFFSRFEEPFFGLVVNMDCAKAYKKAKAENLPFYLYYLYLSLKAVNEMESFRYRIEEDKVICYDTIHASPTVLRDDKTFGFAFLPYQPTFGEFLTFANQAIQIVKATSGLCLTDNTGRVDVIHFSSIPWVSFTGLTHARSFTFKDSVPKISFGKYFWEQDKLWLPVSITVHHGLMDGYHVGEYLTTFQELLNQA, encoded by the coding sequence ATGAAAAAAGAACTTGCCCTGGATAACTGGAACCGTAAAGAACATTTTCAGTTTTTTTCTCGCTTTGAGGAGCCTTTCTTTGGTTTGGTAGTGAACATGGACTGCGCGAAGGCCTACAAAAAAGCCAAAGCCGAAAATCTGCCTTTTTATTTGTATTACTTATACCTGTCGTTAAAGGCGGTGAATGAAATGGAGTCTTTCCGGTACCGGATTGAGGAAGATAAAGTAATTTGCTACGATACCATTCATGCTTCTCCTACGGTTTTGCGCGACGATAAAACTTTTGGATTTGCTTTTTTGCCCTATCAACCTACGTTTGGCGAATTTTTAACATTCGCCAACCAAGCCATCCAAATTGTAAAAGCCACTAGTGGTTTATGCTTAACCGATAATACGGGCCGGGTAGATGTGATTCATTTTTCTTCTATTCCCTGGGTTAGTTTTACGGGTCTAACGCACGCCCGCAGTTTTACGTTTAAAGATAGTGTACCCAAAATTTCTTTTGGTAAATACTTTTGGGAGCAAGATAAACTTTGGTTGCCGGTTTCCATTACGGTGCATCATGGTTTAATGGATGGTTACCACGTAGGCGAATACCTGACTACTTTTCAAGAATTGTTAAATCAAGCATAA
- a CDS encoding M16 family metallopeptidase translates to MFQKAKLVLCGWAMLALSLPISAQKTGSSSKPIEKVTRKGSELVIPFEKYVLPNGLTLVVHEDHSDPIVHVDVTYHVGSAREEVGKSGFAHFFEHMMFQGSEHVADEEHFKLVSQAGGTLNGSTNKDRTNYYETIPSNQLETALWLEADRMGFLLDVVTQKKFEIQRSTVKNERGQNYDNRPYGLVGETNARTLYPYGHPYSWLTIGYIEDLNRVNVDDLKNFFLRWYGPNNATVTVGGDVNPKDVLKMVEKYFGSIPRGPEVKNMKLAAVTLPQDRYVSYEDNVRFPLLQMVFPTVPNRHPDEAPLDCLAEILGGGKNSILYKNLIKAQKAIQASASHPAFELAGEFTIQVRPFPGQTLADMEKIVRASLSEFEKAGVTDDAIARFKAKYESNIINSLESVAGKVTQLASYQTYTGSPNYLPTDYKVHMAVTKADVMRVYNQYIKNKHAVILSVVPKGQSQAVAKPDNFKPTTDGYKAPANQYAGLKYVKPKDNFDRSQRPGAGKNPVVNVPPFYRDNLPNGIKIIGTENKEVPMATLLFSVQGGHKLSAKDPSRAGIASLTAAMLNESTEKYTAEDLNSELEKLGSSIFISGGTEAINVSVESQVKNLDATLALLEERMLRPRFDVTDFERLKKQRLEAIANQATQPTVIADNVYNKLLYGEGNILAVPSIGTTATVTNITLDDIKKFYRENFSPSVTNLVIVGDIKQQDVMSKLAFLDRWTAKTVTMPVLPPMPSVDKSKIYLVDKEKAAQSEIRIGYLALPFDATGDYYKSGLMNYTLGGNFNSRINLNLREAKGYTYGARSAFSGTELVGPFTAQAGVRANVSDSAVVEFLKEIKAFRNEGIKDDELTFLKSSVGQRDALKYETPYQKAIFLNNIIKYNLEADFVKKQNEILQNITKEEINALAKKNLPLEKMNIMLVGDKALIKPGLEKLGYEVVELDTEGNQVKQTATPEAPVTPATPAPTKKSKKTPAKPRKSVPEIRTS, encoded by the coding sequence ATGTTTCAGAAAGCAAAATTAGTGCTTTGTGGTTGGGCGATGCTAGCCTTATCCTTGCCAATTAGCGCTCAAAAAACGGGTTCATCTTCTAAACCAATAGAAAAAGTTACCCGTAAAGGCAGCGAATTAGTTATTCCCTTCGAAAAATACGTGTTACCCAATGGCCTTACCTTAGTAGTACACGAAGACCATTCCGACCCAATTGTGCACGTAGATGTAACTTACCACGTAGGCTCCGCGCGCGAAGAAGTAGGTAAATCTGGCTTTGCGCACTTTTTTGAACACATGATGTTCCAGGGCTCTGAACACGTAGCAGATGAGGAGCATTTTAAGTTAGTAAGCCAGGCCGGCGGTACCCTAAATGGTTCTACTAATAAAGATCGTACTAATTATTACGAAACTATTCCCAGTAACCAACTCGAAACGGCTTTGTGGCTGGAAGCCGACCGGATGGGCTTTTTGCTCGATGTAGTAACCCAGAAAAAATTTGAAATTCAACGCTCTACCGTTAAAAACGAGCGGGGCCAGAATTACGATAACCGCCCTTATGGCTTAGTAGGCGAAACTAATGCCCGTACTTTATATCCGTATGGTCACCCGTATTCGTGGTTAACCATTGGCTACATCGAAGACCTGAACCGGGTAAATGTTGACGACCTGAAGAACTTTTTCCTGCGCTGGTATGGCCCCAATAATGCCACCGTAACCGTGGGCGGCGACGTTAACCCCAAAGATGTGCTGAAAATGGTAGAGAAATATTTTGGCTCTATTCCGCGCGGTCCGGAAGTTAAAAACATGAAATTAGCCGCAGTTACTTTACCGCAAGACCGTTATGTTTCTTACGAAGACAATGTTCGTTTTCCGCTTTTGCAAATGGTATTTCCAACCGTACCTAACCGCCACCCAGATGAAGCGCCATTGGATTGTTTAGCTGAAATTTTAGGCGGTGGTAAAAACTCTATTTTGTATAAAAATTTAATAAAAGCACAGAAAGCAATACAAGCAAGTGCCTCCCATCCGGCTTTTGAACTTGCCGGCGAATTTACCATCCAGGTACGGCCATTTCCGGGCCAGACTTTAGCCGACATGGAGAAAATTGTGCGGGCTTCTCTAAGTGAGTTTGAGAAAGCCGGCGTTACTGACGATGCTATAGCCCGCTTTAAAGCTAAATACGAATCGAATATTATTAACAGTCTGGAGAGTGTAGCGGGTAAGGTGACGCAATTAGCGTCCTATCAAACTTATACCGGAAGTCCTAATTACTTGCCTACCGACTACAAAGTACACATGGCCGTAACCAAAGCCGATGTAATGCGGGTGTACAACCAGTATATTAAGAACAAACATGCCGTAATTTTAAGTGTAGTTCCCAAAGGGCAATCGCAGGCTGTAGCCAAACCCGATAATTTTAAACCTACTACAGATGGTTATAAAGCACCGGCTAACCAATACGCGGGCCTTAAATACGTAAAACCGAAAGATAATTTCGACCGGAGCCAGCGGCCCGGAGCTGGTAAAAACCCGGTAGTAAATGTGCCTCCTTTTTACCGCGATAACTTGCCGAACGGGATAAAAATAATTGGTACCGAAAACAAAGAGGTTCCAATGGCTACGCTTTTATTCAGCGTGCAGGGTGGGCATAAGTTATCGGCTAAAGATCCTTCGCGGGCGGGTATTGCCTCATTAACGGCGGCGATGCTCAACGAATCTACCGAGAAATATACGGCCGAAGACCTCAATAGCGAGCTCGAAAAATTAGGCAGTAGTATTTTTATTTCGGGTGGAACGGAGGCTATTAACGTTTCGGTTGAATCGCAGGTAAAAAATTTAGATGCTACTTTAGCTTTACTCGAGGAAAGAATGCTGCGCCCGCGGTTTGATGTAACGGATTTTGAGCGATTGAAGAAACAACGTTTAGAGGCGATTGCCAATCAGGCTACCCAGCCTACCGTTATTGCCGATAACGTGTACAATAAATTGCTTTACGGCGAAGGCAACATTCTAGCGGTGCCTTCCATTGGTACTACTGCTACCGTAACCAATATTACCCTAGACGATATTAAGAAGTTCTACCGAGAAAATTTCTCGCCTTCGGTTACGAACCTGGTAATTGTAGGGGATATTAAGCAGCAAGATGTTATGTCCAAGCTGGCATTTCTAGATAGATGGACCGCTAAAACAGTTACCATGCCGGTTTTACCTCCCATGCCTTCCGTAGATAAATCCAAAATTTACCTGGTAGATAAAGAAAAAGCGGCCCAATCTGAAATTAGAATTGGTTATTTGGCCTTGCCTTTTGATGCCACCGGCGATTATTACAAATCGGGGTTAATGAACTATACGCTGGGTGGTAATTTTAACAGCCGGATTAATTTAAATCTGCGCGAAGCAAAAGGCTATACCTACGGGGCTCGTTCGGCTTTTTCGGGTACCGAGTTGGTAGGGCCATTTACCGCCCAAGCCGGTGTACGTGCCAACGTATCGGATAGCGCAGTAGTGGAGTTTCTGAAAGAAATAAAAGCTTTCCGCAACGAAGGAATTAAAGACGATGAATTAACTTTCCTGAAAAGCTCGGTAGGGCAGCGGGATGCTTTAAAATACGAAACCCCTTATCAGAAAGCCATTTTCCTGAATAATATTATTAAATACAACCTGGAAGCCGACTTTGTGAAAAAGCAAAACGAAATTTTACAGAACATCACCAAAGAAGAAATTAATGCTTTGGCTAAGAAAAATCTGCCACTGGAAAAAATGAATATTATGCTGGTAGGCGATAAAGCTTTAATAAAACCCGGTCTCGAAAAATTAGGCTACGAAGTAGTAGAACTGGACACCGAAGGTAATCAGGTGAAACAAACGGCTACTCCCGAAGCTCCGGTAACACCAGCTACACCCGCACCTACCAAAAAAAGTAAAAAAACTCCGGCCAAACCCCGTAAATCGGTTCCGGAAATCCGGACATCGTAA
- a CDS encoding MBL fold metallo-hydrolase, protein METTTGKLSTKDKNHFPVAPGVTGVKIVFVNLFLVSNSDGSWVLVDAGLYGSAGKIKHIAEGLYGKGTRPSAIILTHGHFDHVGALKELAAEWQVPIYAHPLEMPYLTGLSSYPPPDSSVGGGAMAYMAWLYPKKPIDVTGQVQALPSDGSVPSLPGWRWLHTPGHTAGHVSLFRDSDRTLIVGDAFSTREPESAIAVVTDRKEIHGPPAYYTSDWEAARSSVEKLADLRPETVASGHGMPMQGETMLFELDELVHYFDQLAVPTTGRYVNEPAVTDERGVVKLPPPVTNPVVPKALVTAGLVALAGMAVIAISRRKKPARYLDTLEEDPSYPTYSEETTNNYP, encoded by the coding sequence ATGGAAACAACAACAGGTAAATTATCCACAAAGGATAAAAATCATTTTCCGGTAGCACCTGGCGTAACCGGAGTTAAAATTGTGTTCGTGAACCTGTTTCTGGTAAGCAATTCCGATGGTTCCTGGGTATTGGTAGATGCCGGTTTGTACGGTTCAGCCGGTAAAATTAAACATATCGCCGAAGGTTTGTATGGGAAAGGAACCCGACCTTCTGCCATCATTTTAACGCACGGCCACTTCGACCACGTGGGTGCTTTAAAGGAGTTAGCCGCCGAGTGGCAGGTTCCTATTTATGCACATCCTTTGGAAATGCCTTATTTAACGGGTTTGTCCTCGTATCCTCCCCCCGATTCTTCTGTTGGCGGAGGAGCTATGGCTTATATGGCTTGGCTGTATCCGAAAAAGCCTATTGATGTAACCGGTCAGGTACAAGCTTTACCTTCGGATGGCTCGGTACCAAGTTTACCCGGCTGGCGTTGGTTGCACACGCCTGGCCATACGGCGGGCCACGTATCCTTGTTCCGCGACAGCGACCGCACTTTAATTGTAGGCGATGCTTTTAGTACCCGAGAGCCCGAATCGGCGATTGCCGTGGTAACCGACCGTAAAGAAATTCATGGACCGCCCGCGTATTATACCAGCGATTGGGAAGCTGCCAGGAGTTCGGTAGAAAAACTGGCTGATTTACGCCCGGAAACTGTAGCTAGCGGACATGGTATGCCCATGCAAGGTGAAACCATGTTATTTGAACTCGATGAATTAGTTCATTATTTCGATCAGTTAGCAGTGCCTACTACGGGCCGTTACGTAAACGAACCTGCGGTAACCGATGAGCGGGGCGTAGTAAAATTGCCGCCCCCGGTAACTAATCCGGTGGTGCCTAAAGCTTTAGTAACGGCCGGTTTAGTAGCGTTAGCTGGCATGGCAGTTATTGCCATTAGCCGCCGCAAAAAGCCCGCCCGTTATTTAGATACCCTCGAAGAGGATCCTAGTTACCCAACCTACTCCGAAGAAACTACCAATAATTATCCGTGA
- a CDS encoding Crp/Fnr family transcriptional regulator — protein MKQEGLIQFLQSNKLISTTKATEIAGKFTQKIIPKNEFYLKQEQVCNEYLFLEKGFMRAFAYDTNGLDVTTSFYSNSQVVFEVSSFFNRTASKENIQALTDCAGWFITYEQLNHLFHALPEFREFGRSILVKGLTQLKTRMLSTITETAEERYGHILTSNPEIFQYAPLKHIASYLGLTDTSLSRIRKEYVKNKQ, from the coding sequence ATGAAGCAGGAAGGCTTAATTCAATTTCTTCAGAGTAATAAGCTTATTTCAACAACTAAGGCAACCGAAATAGCTGGTAAATTCACGCAAAAAATTATTCCTAAAAATGAATTTTATTTAAAGCAGGAGCAGGTTTGCAACGAATACCTTTTCCTGGAAAAAGGCTTTATGCGGGCTTTTGCCTACGACACAAACGGCCTTGATGTAACAACTAGCTTTTATTCTAACTCACAGGTTGTTTTTGAAGTTTCTTCTTTTTTTAACCGAACTGCCTCTAAAGAAAATATCCAGGCTTTAACCGATTGCGCAGGTTGGTTTATTACCTACGAACAATTAAATCATTTATTTCACGCCTTACCCGAATTCAGGGAGTTTGGGCGCTCTATTCTGGTAAAAGGCCTTACCCAGCTTAAAACCAGAATGCTTTCAACCATTACCGAAACAGCCGAAGAACGATACGGGCACATACTTACATCAAATCCGGAAATCTTTCAATACGCCCCCTTAAAACACATTGCTTCTTACCTGGGATTAACAGATACCTCTTTAAGTCGCATTCGCAAAGAATATGTAAAAAATAAGCAATAA
- a CDS encoding sterol desaturase family protein yields MKPNHKGSAQLFKNPVLEKLTHTHIALPISIFIVIATGLIYYGLTHGFITVLSALGLFMVGWFIFTFVEYMAHRHVFHMDTDTEVKKNIQYTFHGNHHDYPKDKSRLAMPPIVSLFISSFFFFVFKLIFGSAVFGILSGFLFGYAVYLFVHYAVHAYAPPKNFLKILWVHHSIHHYKHDDKAYGVSSPLWDWILGTMPPEKSK; encoded by the coding sequence ATGAAACCAAATCACAAAGGCTCGGCACAACTTTTTAAAAATCCGGTTCTGGAAAAACTAACGCATACGCATATTGCGTTGCCTATTTCCATATTCATAGTAATTGCTACCGGTCTTATTTATTACGGTTTAACCCACGGATTTATAACGGTTTTATCGGCTCTCGGACTTTTTATGGTAGGTTGGTTTATCTTCACTTTTGTGGAGTATATGGCCCACCGGCATGTTTTTCACATGGATACCGATACGGAAGTTAAGAAAAACATTCAGTACACTTTTCATGGCAATCACCACGATTATCCCAAAGATAAATCGCGGTTAGCCATGCCCCCCATTGTTAGTTTGTTTATATCATCGTTTTTCTTTTTTGTATTTAAGCTAATTTTTGGTTCGGCGGTATTCGGTATTTTATCTGGCTTTTTATTTGGCTACGCGGTTTATTTGTTCGTGCATTATGCTGTGCATGCCTACGCGCCACCTAAAAACTTCTTAAAAATTCTATGGGTTCACCATAGCATTCACCATTACAAGCACGATGATAAAGCTTATGGCGTTTCGTCGCCGCTGTGGGATTGGATTTTGGGAACTATGCCACCCGAAAAGTCTAAGTAA
- a CDS encoding shikimate kinase, translating to MTESRIYLVGMPGSGKTTLGRQLATHLHLPFIDLDHYIERKEGKSVRKIFEKTGEWWFRKTEALALRQATEENDQAVIATGGGTPCFEGNMDFINRHGLSIYLQVPVIEILSRMKAEGIAVRPLLAGKTDAELHQFFSETLANRQQFYSKATLTYASLNPTVAELFQLVDNWRLKKV from the coding sequence GTGACAGAAAGCCGTATTTATTTGGTAGGTATGCCAGGGTCGGGTAAAACTACTTTAGGCCGTCAACTAGCCACGCACTTACATTTGCCTTTTATCGATTTAGATCATTACATAGAAAGGAAAGAAGGCAAAAGTGTCCGGAAGATATTTGAAAAAACCGGTGAGTGGTGGTTTCGGAAAACCGAAGCGTTGGCATTGCGGCAAGCTACCGAAGAAAACGACCAAGCAGTAATTGCTACCGGAGGTGGCACTCCTTGTTTTGAAGGAAACATGGATTTTATTAATCGGCACGGGTTAAGTATTTACCTGCAGGTACCGGTAATTGAAATTTTATCCCGGATGAAAGCCGAAGGTATTGCGGTCCGGCCTTTGCTGGCCGGAAAGACGGATGCCGAATTGCATCAGTTTTTTTCCGAAACATTAGCCAACCGTCAACAGTTTTACTCGAAGGCAACTTTAACCTATGCCAGTTTAAATCCTACTGTTGCCGAATTGTTTCAGTTGGTAGATAACTGGCGACTAAAAAAGGTATAG